A window of Argopecten irradians isolate NY chromosome 1, Ai_NY, whole genome shotgun sequence contains these coding sequences:
- the LOC138317160 gene encoding hillarin-like: MGCGASVRVNLRTKKEDPKSKTISDPVIQYGTYQFNRNSIFVETHSVYVVDPSPLEFCPPPHIPPTKKSEIFNLEEYEHLDKRAMKVPNEKKKGSLIKLVKYLIKPCKDDVGRIRVLFTWLCAQNMDKMVVPMQPPKENSVVYYLTRLKVKKNNYAQMLSFLCRIANITCVCIHGYLKGSTYHIGQSVEKNKAALYGEWNAVLIDNTWRLVNPYWAACAVGAQVSENVERTFKVDETYFLPDPEQLVYSHFPEEPEWQLVDRPVSIHGFEQKAFVKERFFELGMRLLTHSLCEIESDSGDVELTFGIPEHKKMDIHLNCLIFRADFNDWHLQEDSRFQPDMIYNPNDNSVAIRIRFPRKGTYKLEIVGKDRTITEDDYDFDWVAVYKIRVNGFPKKYQSFPKVGDAGWGNNPRIEEKGLVALSHPHAVILAEGDVTLIAFGIEEDEGRGLDLRYRLTDVNKSLESLPLEKTGVTEETDQYIIEIHPPQGDEAAVCVYIVTEEGDAINICNNLIVGVDAASVNLAEDIARVKSQLQAAIDEFDLNGLDRAVDLVNIKEYEEPMQREMNIARDLITRFTNLHVQKHDVLAIPNSTISDICNNPVTDEVHEVVKAMLLLLGDYEEITTIWTNAKEILQRKEQESLRHRINTFNIKKLKMDITLGANKLIKRLDLEKITTNCPAAGHMYMWVQGITEENMKRNPDEAKKTIPRTHELGGPGAPLAKIKEVVGKVPINEI; encoded by the exons ATGGGATGCGGTGCGAGTGTCCGAGTAAATCTCCGGACTAAAAAGGAAGATCCTAAG TCAAAAACTATATCGGACCCGGTGATACAGTATGGGACGTACCAGTTTAACAGGAATAGCATTTTTGTGGAGACTCACAGTGTGTATGTGGTGGATCCTAGTCCCCTGGAGTTCTGTCCTCCACCACACATACCTCCCACGAAAAAGTCAGAAATATTTAATCTTGAGGAATACGAACATCTAGACAAACGAGCGATGAAG GTACCGAATGAGAAGAAGAAAGGGTCTCTTATAAAACTGGTGAAGTACTTAATCAAGCCATGTAAGGATGACGTCGGAAGGATTCGTGTTCTGTTTACCTGGCTGTGCGCCCAGAACATGGATAAAATGGTTGTCCCTATGCAGCCTCCAAAGGAAAACTCGGTCGTTTATTACCTAACGCGTCTCAAGGTCAAGAAAAACAACTATGCACAAATGCTTAGTTTTCTCTGCAG AATTGCCAACATCACCTGTGTATGTATCCATGGCTACCTTAAAGGAAGTACTTATCACATTGGTCAATCAGTTGAAAAGAACAAGGCCGCCTTATATGGCGAATGGAACGCCGTTCTTATAGACAACACATGGCGTTTGGTAAATCCTTACTGGGCTGCATGTGCGGTGGGAGCGCAAGTCAGTGAAAATGTGGAAAGAACATTCAAGGTCGATGAAACGTATTTTCTTCCAGATCCAGAACAACTCGTGTATTCCCACTTCCCAGAAGAACCAGAATGGCAGCTTGTGGACAGACCAGTGAGCATACATGGGTTTGAGCAAAAGGCTTTCGTGAAAGAGAGATTCTTTGAGTTGGGCATGCGACTTCTGACCCATTCATTATGCGAGATTGAATCGGACTCGGGCGACGTTGAACTGACCTTTGGAATACCAGAACACAAAAAAATGGATATCCATCTAAACTGTCTCATCTTCAGAGCAGATTTTAATGACTGGCATCTTCAGGAAGACAGTCGTTTCCAGCCTGACATGATATACAATCCAAATGACAATTCGGTTGCAATTCGTATTCGTTTTCCCAGAAAAGGTACATATAAGCTTGAAATCGTCGGGAAAGACAGAACAATAACAGAAGACGATTACGATTTTGATTGGGTCGCAGTTTATAAGATCCGTGTAAATGGGTTTCCAAAGAAGTATCAGTCTTTTCCAAAAGTTGGAGACGCTGGATGGGGCAACAATCCCAGAATCGAGGAGAAGGGGTTAGTTGCATTGTCGCATCCTCATGCCGTCATTCTTGCTGAAGGAGACGTGACACTCATTGCTTTTGGTATTGAGGAAGATGAGGGGAGAG GTTTAGACCTCCGATATCGGCTGACCGATGTGAATAAGAGTCTAGAATCACTTCCCTTGGAGAAAACTGGCGTTACCGAGGAAACCGACCAGTACATCATTG AAATCCATCCTCCCCAAGGCGACGAGGCGGCGGTATGTGTCTACATTGTGACTGAAGAGGGCGACGCGATCAACATTTGTAACAATCTTATTGTTGGTGTCGACGCGGCTAGTGTGAATCTTGCTGAAGATATCGCAAGAGTGAAATCGC AGCTTCAGGCAGCTATAGATGAGTTCGATCTTAATGGGTTAGATCGAGCTGTGGATCTTGTGAACATTAAGGAATATGAGGAGCCAATGCAGCGCGAGATGAACATCGCACGTGATTTAATCACGCGTTTCACCAACCTCCACGTCCAGAAACATGATGTCTTGGCAATCCCAAATTCAACAATTTCGGACATTTGCAACAATCCAGTCACTGATGAAGTCCATGAGGTCGTAAAGGCTATGCTGCTGTTGTTAGGGGATTACGAGGAAATCACAACG ATATGGACAAACGCAAAAGAAATTCTGCAACGAAAAGAACAAGAATCACTGAGGCACCGAATCAACACATTCAACATCAAGAAACTAAAGATGGACATCACGCTTGGTGCAAATAAGTTGATCAAGAGACTTGACCTCGAGAAAATTACCACGAACTGCCCGGCGGCTGGACACATGTATATGTGG GTCCAGGGTATCACAGAGGAGAATATGAAGCGGAATCCAGACGAGGCTAAGAAAACTATTCCAAGGACCCATGAGTTAGGCGGACCCGGTGCACCACTTGCTAAAATAAAGGAAGTTGTTGGCAAAGTTCCtatcaatgaaatttga
- the LOC138309508 gene encoding transcription factor HES-4-like, with translation MKFITSSMSHTEKENLKCLTRKHIAERQRRARINLLLEQLETLVLPQDSEPSPVKLEKAEVLEKTVDYIKRRKSTEKQCSRAEYEKGYRECLRKVSNFIDGSALPPLQKNNLRACLVSQQAASEQTMETPLSESANHIRHHQLPQQNLIGSQCTPIQYIKQEVDVMHCHNNSFDAVPQYQMLVSQEHIPPIVHLQVSPVSQHMTNTYSSVPRYQSPVSQTYENIHINTGGRHMQIMSSGATQFCEQDSNGIADSNVWRPW, from the exons atgaaatttataACATCGTCCATGAGTCATACAGAAAAAGAAAACCTGAAATGCTTG acGAGAAAGCATATTGCCGAGAGACAAAGGCGGGCCAGGATCAACCTTCTCTTGGAACAGTTAGAAACACTTGTATTGCCTCAGGATTCCGAG CCGTCACCCGTAAAACTGGAGAAAGCTGAGGTACTAGAGAAAACCGTGGATTACATAAAGAGACGGAAAAGTACGGAGAAACAAT GTTCCAGAGCGGAGTATGAGAAGGGTTATAGGGAGTGCTTACGGAAAGTATCTAACTTTATAGATGGTTCTGCCCTGCCTCCACTTCAGAAGAACAACTTACGTGCATGTTTAGTGAGCCAGCAGGCTGCAAGTGAACAGACAATGGAAACGCCGCTTTCCGAGTCCGCAAATCACATACGTCATCATCAACTTCCACAGCAGAACCTCATCGGAAGTCAGTGTACGCCAATAcagtatatcaaacaggaagTTGATGTCATGCACTGTCACAACAATTCATTTGATGCAGTTCCTCAGTATCAAATGTTGGTGTCTCAAGAACATATTCCTCCAATCGTCCATCTCCAAGTGTCTCCAGTGTCACAGCATATGACAAACACCTATTCGTCTGTTCCTCGTTATCAAAGTCCTGTATCTCAAACATATGAAAACATACATATTAACACAGGAGGCAGACATATGCAAATCATGAGCTCTGGTGCAACTCAGTTTTGCGAGCAAGACAGTAATGGAATCGCTGATTCCAACGTGTGGAGACCTTGGTAG
- the LOC138317149 gene encoding uncharacterized protein, with protein sequence MIPLILGIALLGSVTAQQGQQFPGGQQFPQGQQFPSGQQLQPGQIQPGQQFQPGQVQPGQQFQPGQVQPGQQFQPGQVQPGQQFQPGQVQPGQQFPSAQSQPGQQFQPGQTQPGQQFQPGQVQPGQQSQLGQQTGQVQPGQMQPGQQMQPGQVQPGQAATPNGQAVTSAPNTAPLPGQCIQQVQQISVNCFMKQGVPIQLADAIITNGTMVQLPPNANVGELRNALCAIRTDLIQCVIPPTLTMRGKGACADKKEFNFAEGQIVNRINALQAVCGAGNLSPASECIKTLKPDMQECHDKVGFDKSMFISNSSAVKGALIGRDKPSAVKFCASRIELYQCMRAVISKCPGAQEYMLLTGYDHDSMEKSIEVLCQDIDVYVSGLSCFQEPPPSVVACFDEMMAKMIELTAKEIENVVDKDKYFKEYCRVRVEHLQCDMKGWKDKCPANSVGLKNEHECTLLPARCQKDASLNEQLGNVCKASNFHRQLRQSQTDKDNNSAGTVYSSVFGTAVGLFFAVMFSAL encoded by the exons ATGATTCCGTTGATTTTAG gCATCGCCTTATTGGGTTCTGTCACAGCTCAACAAGGTCAACAGTTCCCTGGAGGGCAACAGTTTCCACAGGGTCAACAGTTCCCATCCGGGCAACAATTACAGCCTGGACAAATTCAACCCGGGCAACAGTTTCAGCCCGGGCAAGTTCAACCAGGTCAACAATTTCAACCTGGGCAAGTTCAACCAGGGCAACAATTTCAACCCGGACAAGTGCAACCGGGTCAACAATTTCAGCCCGGACAAGTTCAGCCTGGTCAACAATTCCCATCTGCACAGAGCCAACCAGGGCAACAGTTTCAGCCCGGACAAACTCAGCCTGGGCAACAATTTCAACCCGGACAAGTTCAGCCTGGTCAACAGAGTCAACTCGGACAACAGACTGGACAAGTTCAACCAGGACAAATGCAACCTGGTCAACAAATGCAGCCGGGACAGGTCCAGCCTGGTCAAGCAGCTACTCCCAACGGCCAGGCGGTAACCAGTGCCCCAAATACTGCTCCGTTACCTGGACAATGTATTCAACAGGTGCAGCAGATTAGTGTTAATTGTTTTATGAAACAAGGAGTTCCGATACAGCTCGCCGACGCTATTATTACCAATGGAACCATGGTCCAGTTGCCCCCAAATGCCAATGTAGGAGAACTTAGGAACGCTCTTTGCGC GATCAGAACAGACCTTATCCAATGTGTAATTCCACCGACACTAACTATGAGAGGTAAAGGCGCCTGTGCTGACAAGAAAGAGTTCAATTTCGCGGAGGGACAAATAGTAAACCGGATCAATGCTCTTCAGGCTGTTTGTGGCGCAG gaaatctgTCCCCGGCCAGTGAATGTATTAAAACCCTGAAGCCTGATATGCAGGAGTGCCACGACAAGGTCGGATTTGACAAATCTATGTTTATCAGCAACTCGTCGGCTGTAAAAGGAGCTCTGATTGGACGTGATAAGCCTTCCGCTGTAAAGTTCTGCGC ATCCCGCATTGAGCTTTACCAATGTATGAGGGCTGTGATCAGCAAGTGCCCGGGGGCCCAGGAGTATATGTTACTGACCGGATACGATCACGATTCAATGGAGAAGAGTATCGAGGTTCTGTGTCAAGACATAGATG TGTACGTAAGCGGTCTGTCTTGTTTCCAAGAACCCCCACCATCCGTCGTTGCCTGTTTCGATGAAATGATGGCCAAAATGATTGAGTTAACGGCAAAAGAGATCGAAAATGTCGTCGACAAAGACAAATATTTCAAGGAATATTGCAG AGTACGAGTTGAGCATCTCCAGTGCGATATGAAAGGGTGGAAGGACAAATGCCCAGCGAACAGTGTTGGCCTCAAAAACGAGCACGAGTGCACACTACTTCCGGCTCGCTGTCAAAAAGACGCTTCATTAAACGAACAACTTGGAAACGTTTGCAAGGCTTCAAATTTCCATCGCCAATTACGTCAGTCACAAACTGATAAAGACAATAATTCAGCGGGAACAGTGTACAGTTCAGTTTTTGGAACAGCCGTTGGATTGTTTTTCGCTGTTATGTTTAGTGCTCTATAA